In the Colletotrichum lupini chromosome 1, complete sequence genome, one interval contains:
- a CDS encoding fungal specific transcription factor domain-containing protein, translating to MDMDTTPAPYGDPATAGPGSTTMPASSPSANIPSFESHPSAAAAVGQTAAQAALGASNAAGTAQSRPCDICRQRKTRCVREEGRDKCVMCSFHGQPCTYLRGPLPRKRRKATDPPEHRPSTNGSVSATSGPPPAPVPLDPQDEITHPSPELLEALSPSLAGSEHHVTFNQPVSLLDGTLGLHLKTHSQYVGNTDYREPSLLDLHRPQDPAVRFVRRLDDSTVFLIHRDRETSSEPQRIADLDAIEKVVHPLGSTLVNLYFRIVHPSFPILHKKVFLEKYARSYHEFSPPLLAAVYLLALDWSLYDRTLATSSWQPDQAALEALALRTMSDDMKRPKISTLQAGLLIQQRFRNNTWTFTAQLIALGQGLGLHVDCSDWAIPDWEKGLRRRLAWALFMQDKWGALVHGRPSHIRLDEDWDVRPCCIEDFPENAADEEHDPEGSAEVVVGRELFLRQIELSLILSDVLGTFYTAKATRRGGTLDQVGTVGVAELAKPIVMMLREWYAKLPEALQLQETRLKKLSANGSLHLSYISIDLALHRSLVRNVSSNAPDSLRHAIRTGARARLANASNIISNLQMEHIQSFWGFAASAQLAAIGSFAGLLWATSDEDAEAMYYADRVEEYLWSLRVRAQAAPFAREALRMLEADVGGLGAVRASAEIKI from the exons ATGGACATGGACACCACACCGGCGCCCTACGGCGACCCCGCCACCGCCGGCCCGGGTTCAACGACCATGCCGGCCTCCTCGCCGTCAGCCAACATCCCTTCCTTCGAGTCACACCCCTCTGCAGCAGCCGCCGTCGGCCAAACAGCGGCACAAGCAGCACTGGGCGCCTCCAATGCCGCAGGCACCGCCCAGAGTCGACCATGTGACATATGTCGTCAGCGCAAGACGCGCTGCGTCCGCGAGGAGGGCCGTGATAAGTGCGTCATGTGCTCCTTTCACGGCCAGCCGTGCACATATCTCCGCGGGCCGCTCCCGCGCAAGCGCCGGAAGGCCACCGATCCCCCGGAACATCGCCCCTCGACCAATGGTTCCGTCTCTGCAACCTCTGGTCCTCCACCAGCTCCCGTCCCGCTGGATCCCCAGGATGAGATAAC GCATCCGTCTCCCGAACTGCTTGAGGCCCTGTCACCGTCTCTCGCCGGTTCAGAACACCACGTAACATTCAACCAACCCGTCTCCCTCCTAGACGGCACCCTCGGTCTCCATCTCAAGACCCATTCCCAATACGTCGGCAACACAGACTACCGGGAACCCTCCCTCCTAGACCTCCACCGTCCCCAAGACCCGGCCGTCAGGTTCGTCCGCCGCCTCGACGACTCAACCGTCTTCCTCATCCACCGCGACCGCGAGACCTCGTCAGAACCCCAACGAATAGCCGACCTCGACGCCATAGAAAAGGTCGTCCACCCACTCGGCTCGACCCTCGTCAACCTCTACTTCCGCATCGTCCACCCTAGCTTCCCCATCCTCCACAAAAAGGTCTTTCTAGAGAAATACGCCCGCTCTTACCATGAGTTCTCACCGCCCCTCCTCGCCGCCGTCTACCTCCTGGCCCTCGACTGGTCCTTGTACGACCGCACTCTCGCCACCTCATCATGGCAGCCAGACCAGGCCGCCCTCGAGGCCCTCGCCCTCCGCACAATGAGCGACGACATGAAGCGCCCCAAGATCTCCACCCTCCAAGCCGGCCTCCTCATCCAGCAGCGCTTCCGCAATAACACCTGGACCTTCACAGCCCAGCTCATCGCCCTCGGCCAGGGGCTCGGCCTCCACGTCGACTGCAGCGACTGGGCCATCCCGGACTGGGAAAAGGGCCTGCGCCGCCGCCTCGCCTGGGCTCTGTTTATGCAAGACAAATGGGGTGCCCTCGTCCACGGCCGGCCCTCGCACATCCGCCTCGACGAGGACTGGGACGTCCGGCCGTGCTGTATCGAGGATTTTCCTGAGAACGCCGCCGATGAGGAACACGATCCCGAGGGCAGTGCCGAGGTCGTTGTCGGGCGTGAGCTGTTCCTGCGGCAGATTGAGCTGTCTCTCATCCTTAGTGACGTGCTCGGCACGTTTTACACGGCCAAGGCGACTCGCCGCGGTGGCACTCTCGACCAGGTCGGCACCGTGGGCGTCGCCGAGCTTGCGAAACCTATTGTCATGATGCTACGGGAGTGGTACGCGAAACTCCCTGAAGCCCTCCAGCTCCAAGAGACACGACTCAAAAAGCTCTCTGCGAATG GCTCCCTCCACCTCTCCTACATCTCAATAGACCTCGCCCTCCACCGCTCCCTCGTCCGCAACGTCTCCTCCAACGCGCCCGACTCCCTCCGCCACGCCATCCGCACCGGCGCCCGCGCTCGCCTCGCAAACGCCTCCAACATCATCTCGAATCTGCAAATGGAGCACATCCAGTCCTTTTGGGGCTTCGCCGCCTCCGCCCAGCTCGCCGCCATCGGCTCCTTTGCGGGGCTGCTGTGGGCCACCTCGGACGAAGACGCCGAGGCCATGTACTACGCCGACCGCGTCGAGGAGTACCTCTGGAGCCTGCGCGTCCGAGCTCAGGCGGCGCCGTTTGCGAGGGAGGCGTTGAGGATGTTGGAGGCTGATGTGGGCGGGTTGGGGGCTGTGAGGGCTTCTGCGGAGATTAAGATCTAA
- a CDS encoding transmembrane amino acid transporter, giving the protein MAKAPNHGAHQVDSHLPGAVAAHFHHSPSEEDRGLLADDPLSPHHHESRGAGITTTANTGDEGYFVTAKQYATSLRSPGTPRTPNRVRFNPIPSIVEPPPPRASMTNSNGGSSARASRDSFDVDDDLFHHASGADDHDDHHRLPLLTDIEAPSVALANSPWGEDADDVHEWAEQERARPKSGLKMAFMNMANSIIGAGIIGQPYAFKQAGLLAGLVLLVGLTVVVDWTICLIVINSKLSGSNSFQGTVEHCFGKTGLIAISVAQWAFAFGGMVAFGVIVGDSIPHVFTAIWPDIREMPVFHLLANRQVVIVVFILGISYPLTLYRDIAKLAKASTLALISMGVIVATVIIQGALTPKADRGSFTPALLTVNTGIFEAIGVISFAFVCHHNSLLIYGSLKTPTIDRFSRVTHYSTGISMVACLLVALAGFVTFGDKTLGNVLNNFPSDNVMVTIARLCFGLNMLTTLPLEAFVCREVMFNYFFPGEPFNMHLHLIFSSALVVSAMVMSLLTCDVGAVFELVGATSACAIAYILPPLCYIKLTTRSWKTYVAAAIIVFGTVVMVISLIQAVAKMISSDGGPAKCM; this is encoded by the exons ATGGCCAAGGCCCCAAATCATGGAGCCCACCAAGTTGACTCCCACCTCCCgggcgccgtcgccgcccaCTTCCACCACAGCCCGAGCGAAGAGGACAGAGGCCTCCTCGCTGACGACCCCCTCTCTCCGCACCACCATGAATCTCGCGGCGCCGGCATaaccaccaccgccaacACCGGTGACGAGGGGTACTTTGTAACAGCAAAGCAGTACGCCACGTCCCTCCGATCTCCCGGCACCCCCCGGACCCCGAACCGCGTCCGCTTCAACCCCATCCCCTCCATCGTCGAGCCGCCGCCCCCCCGCGCCTCAATGACCAACAGCAACGGCGGCTCCTCCGCCCGCGCCAGCCGCGACAGCTTCGACGTCGACGATGACCTCTTCCACCACGCCTCCGGCGCCGACGACCACGACGACCACCACCGCCTGCCCCTCCTCACAGACATCGAGGCCCCCTCCGTCGCCCTCGCCAACAGCCCCTGGGGCGAGGATGCCGACGACGTACACGAATGGGCCGAGCAGGAGCGCGCAAGGCCCAAGTCTGGCCTCAAGATGGCCTTCATGAACATGGCCAACTCCATCATTGGCGCCGGCATCATCGGCCAGCCCTACGCCTTCAAGCAGGCCGGCTTACTGGCCGGACTCGTCCTCCTTGTCGGCCTCACCGTCGTCGTGGACTGGACCATCTGCCTCATCGTCATCAATAGCAAGCTGTCGGGGAGCAACAGCTTTCAGGGAACGGTCGAACACTGCTTCGGCAAGACGGGGCTCATCGCCATCTCGGTCGCGCAGTGGGCATTTGCCTTTGGCGGCATGGTCGCCTTTGGCGTCATTGTCGGCGACTCAATACCCCACGTCTTCACAGCCATCTGGCCCGACATACGCGAAATGCCCGTGTTCCACCTCTTGGCGAACCGGCAGGTGGTCATTGTAGTCTTCATCTTGGGAATCAGCTACCCGTTGACCCTGTACCGCGATATTGCAAAG CTGGCCAAGGCAAGCACATTAGCTCTCATAAGCATGGGTGTCATCGTAGCGACTGTCATTATCCAGGGAGCTCTCACTCCCAAGGCTGACCGGGGTTCCTTCACACCCGCCCTTCTGACCGTAAACACTGGCATATTTGAAGCTATTGGCGTGATATCCTTCG CATTCGTATGCCACCACAACTCCCTCCTCATCTACGGCTCCCTCAAAACCCCCACAATAGACCGCTTCTCCCGCGTGACGCACTACTCGACCGGCATCTCCATGGTCGCCTGCCTCCTCGTCGCCCTCGCCGGCTTCGTCACCTTCGGCGACAAGACGCTCGGCAACGTCCTCAACAACTTCCCCTCGGACAACGTCATGGTCACCATCGCACGCCTCTGCTTCGGCCTCAACATGCTCACCACTTTACCCCTCGAGGCTTTCGTCTGCCGCGAGGTCATGTTCAACTACTTCTTCCCCGGCGAGCCCTTCAACATGCACCTCCACCTCATCTTCAGCTCCGCCCTCGTCGTCTCCGCCATGGTCATGAGCCTGCTCACCTGCGACGTCGGCGCCGTCTTCGAGCTGGTGGGCGCCACGTCCGCCTGCGCCATTGCGTATATCCTCCCCCCGCTCTGCTACATCAAGCTCACCACCCGCTCGTGGAAGACGTACGTCGCCGCCGCTATTATTGTGTTTGGCACCGTTGTCATGGTGATTAGTCTCATACAGGCGGTCGCCAAGATGATTAGCA GTGACGGCGGACCTGCAAAGTGCATGTAA
- a CDS encoding eukaryotic aspartyl protease: MRSTLVLAQLSLFLTSVHAFFPWDVSEHCPFEGGCSSHKRELKDQDALGSDAVDAIKAIKAINFPGFHVGPQITKESLTEESESERVAREVQRLSRKYARFQSAAIREKASKSKRQSLYRIVTAADTTLKTAAAVAQDGTDFSYFAQVKLGSKEKPLWLLIDTGAGTSWVMGSSCTSSACEKHGSYGPTDSDTYKPTGETFAVAYGSGSVKGDKITDTVSFAGMKFDFQFGVANETSDDFNHFPFDGILGLSMAGGETENFMQVVKSSGQLPANIFCVYLNRAADGPNTSEISFGTCNTEKYTGNITYTGVGNDNGDWAIPLDGIQYDGLKSGAAGKLAYVDTGTSYVFGPQSDVAAFHKNIPGSTSGDGTTYKVPCDSNKDVTYTFSGVSYVISPKDWRSSPAADGTCTSNIYGHEVVAGAWLLGDVFLKNVYAVFDKDQKRIGFATRVDPPPVTSTAIASATPAVVNNPGQTTVVSAVPTSGPALGLGGHETATGSAAAQTSPAAQSGAASYASITHINVAAAASLCLFAMLGFF; encoded by the exons ATGCGTTCTACCTTGGTCCTCGCCCAGCTGTCCCTGTTCTTGACGTCTGTTCACGCCTTCTTTCCCTGGGACGTATCTGAGCATTGTCCATTCGAAGGTGGATGCAGTTCCCACAAGAGGGAGTTGAAGGATCAAGATGCCCTTGGATCTGATGCCGTCGATGCCATCAAGGCCATCAAGGCCATCAACTTTCCCGGCTTTCATGTCGGCCCTCAAATTACAAAGGAATCTTTG ACTGAAGAGTCCGAATCCGAACGAGTTGCCCGTGAGGTACAACGTCTTTCCCGCAAGTATGCGAGATTCCAGTCCGCTGCTATCCGAGAAAAGGCATCCAAGTCTAAGAGACAGAGCCTGTATCGCATTGTCACAGCGGCGGACACCACTCTCAAGACCGCAGCCGCCGTCGCTCAGGATGGTACCGACTTTTCCTACTTTGCTCAGGTCAAATTAGGCTCCAAGGAGAAGCCTCTATGGTTGCTCATCGACACCGGAGCTGGAACTAGTTGGGTTATGGGCAGCTCCTGCACATCGTCGGCTTGCGAGAAGCATGGTTCATACGGCCCTACGGACTCAGACACGTACAAACCAACGGGGGAGACCTTTGCTGTCGCCTACGGGTCGGGTTCAGTCAAAGGCGACAAGATCACCGACACTGTTTCCTTCGCGGGCATGAAGTTTGACTTCCAATTCGGCGTGGCCAACGAGACGTCGGATGATTTCAACCACTTCCCTTTCGACGGCATATTGGGACTTTCCATGGCAGGTGGCGAGACCGAGAACTTCATGCAAGTTGTCAAGAGTTCCGGCCAACTTCCCGCAAACATTTTCTGTGTATATCTCAACAGAGCGGCGGATGGACCGAACACGAGCGAAATCAGCTTTGGTACCTGTAACACCGAAAAGTACACTGGCAACATCACTTACACCGGAGTTGGAAACGACAACGGAGACTGGGCAATCCCTCTTGATGGCATTCAGTACGACGGCCTCAAGTCTGGCGCAGCTGGCAAGCTCGCTTATGTTGACACCGGTACCTCTTACGTCTTTGGACCTCAGAGCGACGTCGCTGCCTTCCATAAGAACATTCCTGGATCTACCTCGGGCGATGGCACGACGTACAAGGTGCCGTGCGACAGTAACAAGGATGTAACATACACATTCTCGGGTGTTAGCTATGTCATCTCCCCTAAGGACTGGAGATCCAGCCCTGCAGCAGACGGTACATGCACCAGCAACATTTACGGCCATGAGGTCGTAGCGGGAGCCTGGCTTTTAGGAGACGTCTTCCTCAAAAATGTCTATGCTGTATTCGACAAGGACCAAAAACGCATAG GATTTGCGACTAGAGTCGACCCTCCACCAGTAACTAGCACCGCAATTGCTTCGGCCACACCGGCAGTGGTTAACAACCCTGGCCAAACAACTGTTGTGTCAGCTGTTCCGACGAGCGGTCCCGCCCTTGGTCTGGGAGGCCATGAGACTGCCACAGGGAGCGCCGCTGCGCAGACCTCACCCGCAGCCCAGTCAGGGGCTGCATCATATGCCTCTATCACTCACATCAATGTGGCCGCTGCAGCATCTTTATGCTTGTTCGCTATGTTGGGATTCTTCTGA
- a CDS encoding metallo-beta-lactamase superfamily protein, producing the protein MASKRKASAMAATVSEEPVDPADELMFLCLGGGNEVGRSCHIIQYKGKTVMLDAGQHPAYDGLAALPFFDDFDLSTVDGKAVNELGNQYLGSYLWLRNSECLSATLAPDGAHCYAFYAISFLYTETIQRPHSSHLPCLVVLAIVIALGVVALDFHVDHAASLPYVLSKTNFRGRVFMTHPTKAIYKWLIQDSVRVGNTSSNPTSQPVYTEADHLNTFPQIEAIDYHTTHTISSIRITPYPAGHVLGAAMFLIEIAGLKIFFTGDYSREQDRHLVSAEVPKGVKIDVLITESTYGIASHVPRLEREQALMKSITSILNRGGRVLMPVFALGRAQELLLILDEYWGKHADFQRFPIYYASNLARKCMVVYQTYVGAMNDNIKRLFRERMAEAEASGDGSGKGGPWDFKYIRSLKNLDRFDDVGGCVMLASPGMLQNGVSRELLERWAPNDKNGVIITGYSVEGTMAKQIMQEPDQIQAVMSRTTAGARRGPGGESEKVFIPRRCSVAEYSFAAHVDGTENREFIEEVAAPVVILVHGEQHNMMRLKSKLLSLNASKTAKVKVFSPKNCEELRIPFKQDKTAKVVGKLATIPPPTSLSDPTSLPQQLVTGVLVQNDFKLSLMAPEDLREYAGLNTTTITCKQRLRLTAAGVDLVRWGLEGVFGSVEELPEMRKGHPAHDKAVDGAAVANGNGAEKSEGDDVDQEMGEEAADEEVARLVAAYLVMGCVAVRYRSDGEVELEWEGNMLNDGIADAVMACLFSIESSPAAVKRSAASHSHDHDHAPKPLPKNPHANVPATERLERFLMFLEAQFGADNVNPVAEPRLPPQPEDGAAAVTTKAIKSDDASDASMDVSEDDAEAEQEKKLEARRRAEIERLIKLGIPVPGIRIKVDKMEAVVWLEDLEVECSHKAFADRVRRVCEHAAEVTAPLWG; encoded by the exons ATGGCGTCAAAGAGAAAGGCTTCGGCCATGGCCGCCACCGTTTCTGAGGAACCGGTCGACCCTGCCGACGAGCTGATGTTTCTCTGCCTTGGAGGTGGCAACGAAGTCGGCAGGTCATGTCACATTATCCAATACAAGGGCAAGACAGTGATG CTTGATGCTGGCCAGCACCCAGCATACGATGGCCTTGCAGCGCTGCCTTTCTTCGACGACTTCGATCTAAGTACGGTTGAT GGCAAGGCGGTGAACGAACTTGGAAACCAATATCTGGGATCATACCTCTGGCTCAGGAATAGCGAGTGCCTTTCGGCGACTCTCGCACCTGATGGAGCCCATTGCTACGCCTTTTATGCTATTTCATTCTTGTACACAGAAACAATACAAAGACCTCATTCTTCCCACCTGCCTTGCCTTGTCGTCCTCGCCATTGTGATAGCTCTTGGCGTTGTCGCCCTAGA TTTCCACGTAGATCATGCGGCTTCATTACCATACGTCTTATCTAAGACTAACTTCAGAGGCCGAGTCTTTATGACCCATCCAACAAAGGCCATCTATAAGTGGCTCATTCAAGACAGTGTCCGTGTTGGAAATACCTCGTCCAACCCGACGTCACAGCCAGTCTACACGGAAGCAGACCATCTGAACACTTTCCCTCAAATCGAGGCCATTGATTACCACACCACACACACCATTTCGTCCATCCGCATTACGCCCTATCCTGCTGGCCATGTCCTCGGAGCTGCCATGTTCCTCATCGAGATTGCGGGTCTCAAAATCTTCTTTACCGGAGACTACTCACGAGAGCAAGATAGACATTTGGTCTCGGCAGAAGTTCCCAAGGGCGTCAAGATCGATGTCCTGATCACGGAGTCGACCTATGGCATTGCCTCCCACGTACCCCGCCTGGAGCGCGAGCAGGCCTTGATGAAGTCCATTACCAGCATCCTTAATCGCGGAGGCAGGGTCCTGATGCCAGTCTTTGCCCTCGGCAGAGCCCAGGAGCTTCTGCTCATCCTGGATGAGTACTGGGGCAAGCATGCAGACTTCCAGCGGTTCCCAATCTACTACGCCAGCAATCTCGCCAGAAAGTGTATGGTTGTTTATCAGACCTACGTCGGCGCCATGAACGACAACATCAAGCGCCTCTTCCGCGAGCGCATGGCCGAGGCCGAAGCATCCGGTGACGGATCCGGCAAGGGCGGGCCCTGGGACTTCAAGTACATCCGCTCCCTCAAAAACCTCGACCGCTTCGACGACGTCGGAGGCTGTGTCATGCTGGCCAGTCCTGGTATGCTTCAGAATGGTGTGAGTAGAGAACTTCTCGAGAGGTGGGCCCCCAACGACAAGAACGGCGTTATCATCACCGGTTACAGTGTCGAGGGCACCATGGCCAAGCAAATCATGCAGGAGCCCGACCAGATCCAGGCCGTCATGAGCCGGACGACAGCTGGTGCCCGACGCGGCCCCGGCGGGGAGAGCGAAAAGGTCTTCATCCCCCGTCGGTGCAGCGTTGCCGAGTACTCCTTTGCAGCTCATGTTGATGGCACGGAGAACCGTGAGTTCATCGAGGAAGTCGCAGCCCCAGTGGTA ATTCTCGTCCACGGCGAGCAGCATAACATGATGCGCCTCAAATCCAAGCTCCTCTCCCTCAACGCAAGCAAGACGGCAAAAGTTAAGGTCTTTAGTCCCAAAAACTGCGAAGAGCTTCGCATCCCCTTCAAGCAGGACAAGACGGCCAAAGTTGTCGGCAAGCTCGCCACCATCCCTCCCCCGACATCCCTCTCCGATCCCACCTCCCTGCCGCAACAGCTCGTCACCGGCGTCCTCGTCCAAAACGACTTTAAGCTCTCCCTCATGGCGCCCGAGGACCTGCGCGAGTACGCCGGCCTCAACACCACTACAATCACCTGTAAGCAGCGCCTCCGCCTTACGGCTGCCGGCGTTGACCTTGTACGCTGGGGTCTCGAAGGCGTCTTTGGCAGCGTCGAGGAGCTCCCCGAGATGCGCAAGGGTCACCCGGCTCACGACAAGGCCGTTGACGGTGCTGCAGTCGCCAACGGAAACGGCGCCGAGAAAAGCGAAGGCGATGATGTTGACCAGGAGATGGGCGAGGAGGCGGCCGACGAGGAAGTCGCCCGCCTCGTGGCCGCGTACCTGGTCATGGGCTGCGTCGCCGTGCGGTACCGCAGCGACGGAGAGGTCGAGCTCGAGTGGGAGGGCAACATGCTGAACGACGGTATTGCTGACGCCGTCATGGCGTGTCTGTTCTCCATCGAGAGCAGTCCCGCAGCAGTAAAAC GCTCCGCGGCTTCCCACAGCCACGACCACGACCACGCCCCCAAACCCCTCCCCAAAAACCCCCACGCAAACGTCCCAGCGACAGAACGCCTCGAGCGCTTCCTCATGTTCCTCGAAGCCCAGTTCGGCGCCGACAACGTCAACCCAGTCGCCGAACCCCGTCTCCCGCCGCAGCCCGAGGACGGAGCAGCAGCGGTGACAACAAAGGCAATCAAGTCCGACGACGCCAGCGACGCGTCCATGGACGTGTCCGAGGACGACGCGGAGGCGGAGCAGGAGAAGAAGCTGGAGGCGCGGCGCCGCGCAGAGATTGAGCGCCTCATAAAGCTCGGCATCCCCGTGCCGGGCATTCGTATCAAGGTCGACAAGATGGAGGCTGTCGTCTGGTTGGAGGATCTGGAGGTGGAGTGCAGTCACAAGGCTTTTGCCGACCGTGTGAGACGTGTCTGCGAGCACGCTGCCGAGGTCACGGCCCCGCTTTGGGGTTAA
- a CDS encoding aldose 1-epimerase yields the protein MNFVRGTTIDHNHNEDRFGLVDSSELTEGRRCLGNAVAEAAFDLRAYKYAAASARKSLTLVREEKLDIEWRRAGKQGETSGEVALKPRTSISPANLNRSQPSKLQNTLYRTRVIGIMRTRANETRINAFPDTEPSPVSPFSLPNSPPPGIYGPWGISPLPPSFSQGPNVVIASGPATIPRTLCLFFLIAVGTSIQPTNPRRNFWPIVLAGPVPESYPSTKGSQPRANCTPLVPLERVSSPPFSTSPSAQPRPALLLLATLHGYAYLGTCSARSYPGFLHLGSPNTSERIPPPHVRLDAPVTSCRRIQSVDRPLLLLLSALVLLFFPRVRDTVYLSPTRHPPHPRVEWSWFSALCGPALPSSSCITLCCPSSRHHPLFWSAVLCASILCYLAWHTYTMRSTFLPVAVGALLAPATSLAQFVGGSGGNTTAPSSLGPDKDGKYWISSEHIKAAFIPYGASVSDFIINDKYGIPRDIVAGWDNATYYETDRQHPHFGGVPGRYANRIKNGTFEIDGEKYQIDLNDNNGLDTLHGGSDGWDWRNFTIVSHTNNSITFSFTDPDGKEGFPGEVVSLITYTLNGWNWDFKMIAVPTTKKTPIMLSSHTYWNLDGFSNNETSLALNHTLHMPYNGQRVGVDNILIPTGEILANEKGSVNDFWSAPKQIGADFSKPELKNNCGFNCTGYDNCWIVNRNDLGPYNWRTEGYVARMQSEWSGIQLEVYADQDAFQMYSCSQQNGSVALKKSQGLFDDAKFPRIIPKYGCVVLEVQDWIDGINNPAWGRTKKQIYEPGGDPYVLQASYRFSINSTSSS from the exons ATGAATT TCGTCAGAGGAACTACAATTGATCACAATCACAACGAGGATAGGTTTGGACTTGTGGATAGTTCAGAGTTGACGGAAGGGAGGAGGTGCCTCGGAAATGCCGTCGCGGAGGCAGCCTTTGACCTGCGTGCCTACAAGTATG CTGCAGCATCGGCCAGAAAAAGCTTGACTTTGGTCAGAGAGGAGAAGTTGGATATCGAGTGGCGCAGAGCGGGGAAGCAGGGAGAAACATCTGGGGAAGTGGCACTAAAACCCCGCACCTCAATTTCTCCGGCAAACTTGAACCGTTCGCAGCCCAGC AAACTGCAGAATACCTTGTACCGTACTCGGGTCATCGGGATAATGCGCACGCGCGCCAATGAAACACGCATAAACGCCTTTCCCGACACCGAGCCGTCCCCTGTTTCTCCATTCTCTCTCCCCAACTCCCCACCCCCCGGCATCTATGGACCATGGGGAATCTCTCCTCTTCCCCCAAGTTTTTCCCAAGGTCCCAACGTCGTCATCGCGTCCGGTCCGGCAACCATACCCCGGACTTTGTGTCTTTTCTTCCTCATTGCTGTTGGAACGTCAATCCAACCCACCAATCCCAGAAGGAACTTTTGGCCCATTGTCCTAGCCGGCCCTGTTCCTGAAAGCTACCCAAGCACCAAAGGTAGCCAACCACGCGCCAATTGTACCCCGCTCGTCCCATTGGAGAGGGTATCATCGCCGCCATTCTCGACCTCGCCGTCGGCCCAGCCTCGCCCTGCCCTGCTGCTT CTAGCTACCTTACACGGATACGCCTACCTTGGGACTTGCTCCGCACGCTCATACCCCGGCTTCCTGCATCTCGGCTCGCCCAAC ACAAGCGAAAGGATCCCACCACCACATGTTCGTCTAGACGCTCCAGTAACATCATGCCGTCGCATCCAATCCGTTGATCGGCCCTTGCTACTGCTTCTTTCTGCCCTCGTCCTTCTCTTCTTCCCACGCGTCCGGGATACGGTGTACCTCTCCCCGACCCGTCATCCCCCTCACCCCAGAGTAGAGTGGAGCTGGTTCTCTGCACTCTGCGGCCCTGCTCTGCCATCCTCGAGCTGCATAAC GCTCTGCTGTCCGTCCTCCCGTCATCATCCTCTGTTCTGGTCCGCCGTCCTCTGTGCTTCAATCCTCTGTTACCTTGCCTGGCACACCTACACGATGCGCTCAACATTCCTCCCTGTCGCCGTCGGAGCTCTGCTCGCCCCGGCCACCTCCCTCGCCCAGTTCGTCGGCGGATCCGGTGGTAACACCACGGCTCCCTCCTCGCTGGGTCCTGACAAGGACGGCAAGTACTGGATCTCCAGCGAACACATCAAGGCCGCCTTCATTCCCTACGGTGCCTCCGTCTCCGACTTCATCATCAACGACAAGTACGGCATCCCCCGCGACATTGTCGCTGGCTGGGACAACGCCACCTACTACGAGACGGATCGCCAGCACCCCCATTTCGGCGGTGTCCCTGGTCGCTACGCGAACCGTATCAAGAACGGCACCTTTGAGATCGACGGTGAGAAATACCAGATCGACCTCAACGACAACAATGGACTCGACACCCTCCACGGAGGCTCTGACGGATGGGACTGGCGCAACTTCACCATTGTCTCCCACACCAACAACAGCATCACCTTCTCCTTCACCGACCCTGACGGAAAGGAGGGTTTCCCTGGCGAAGTGGTGTCGCTCATCACCTACACCCTCAACGGCTGGAACTGGGACTTCAAGATGATCGCCGTCCCCACCACCAAGAAGACGCCCATTATGCTCAGCTCTCACACCTACTGGAACCTCGATGGCTTCTCCAACAACGAGACCAGCTTGGCTCTCAACCACACCCTTCACATGCCCTACAATGGCCAGAGAGTGGGCGTTGACAACATTCTCATCCCCACCGGTGAGATTCTTGCCAACGAGAAGGGCTCCGTCAACGACTTCTGGAGCGCGCCCAAGCAGATTGGTGCCGACTTCTCCAAGCCCGAGCTCAAGAACAACTGCGGTTTCAACTGCACCGGTTATG ACAACTGCTGGATCGTCAACCGCAACGACCTGGGCCCCTACAACTGGCGCACCGAGGGCTACGTCGCCCGCATGCAGTCCGAGTGGTCCGGTATCCAGCTAGAGGTCTACGCCGACCAGGACGCCTTCCAGATGTACAGCTGCAGTCAGCAGAACGGCTCCGTGGCCCTCAAGAAGAGCCAGGGTCTCTTTGACGACGCCAAGTTCCCCCGCATCATCCCCAAGTACGGCTGCGTCGTGCTCGAGGTCCAGGACTGGATCGACGGCATCAACAACCCCGCCTGGGGCCGCACCAAGAAGCAGATCTACGAGCCCGGCGGTGACCCGTACGTCCTCCAGGCCAGCTACCGCTTCAGTATCAACTCCACTTCCAGTTCGTAG